The window GCTACGTCTTTATTTAGGGCAACACAATTTTTACCGTTTGAGAATATTGAGCTATTGGCTTCTGCTGCGAAATGTCGAAAACAACTTTCGAAAGACTTGTCCCATGTCGCTTTGTTGCCAAAACTGCGCTTTACTGTCGATAGTCGTAAGTACAAGTTTGCTCTATGAAATAAATTATACGGCCTTTTAATAATACACGATTGAAATAAAGAAAAATAAGCAATTGCCCTCTTATACCTATCCCCCAAGAGCTCAATATTAAAAATCGTTTTATCAAGCCAAGCATTTTCCTCGTCAGTATAGAAAATTCCCTTAAACGTTTTTTGAATAAAATTAAATGAACCGCTGTCATTGTTTAATATGAATTCAATATCTTCCTCGGTTAATAATATGGAATCATTTTCTATAAGTGCAGTTCCTATTATCGAGTTGAACCTAAGAATGTCGTTATAGATAACTTCCTTTCCCTTGCGCTTCAGCATATGCGATACAGAACCGGTTCCACCAAAAGCATCAAGTGCGGTTGTAAAATTTATATCATATATATTTTCCCAAATCCAATCTGTTAATTTGTTCTTTGAACCCTGATAGCGTGTAGCTGGAAAAGGGTGCATTTCGTCAAATACAGTAATGATTTTTTCTTCTGCTAAATACGGTAAGAAGGATGGCTGAATTGCGACGTTCAGATCTCTCATAGCTACAACTCTTCGTCGATGGTGTTTAATAATTTAGCATCCGGCAGCTTTTTCTTGTATGCTACGTATTGCTTTAGATTTGAATATGGCGTATTTCCACCATCAGCCATATCACGAGTTTGGTAATACATCCAATAGTCGTCAAAAATATCTGCACCAAGTTTAGCGAACGGCCCGTTACCATTATGTAGCTTTTCTATCTCTGTGATCGAGCCAATATTTTTTGTATTTCCTGAACCTGGCCTTGAGTTGGCAATCTTATATTTTTCCTGAACAATATAATCAAAATCAGAGACAACAGAGACTATCTCCGGTAAATCATCAATCGTATATATTTTTTCTTCATCAATTTTATTGGGCTGCTGCGTATAAATGACCCCAAGAACAAGGTGGCAAGTATAATTTGAATATGGCATAGTTATATTTTTACCACTGGAACGATTGCGGAAATATCCAGTAAAAGCACCCAAGGTAAAACCGTTTACTCGAGTATTGCTGACTCGATAGGTAGATTTCACATCTACTGCAAACACAGTCCCGTCTCTCTCATCAATAAACGTAATGTCAGGATAGAAATTTTGATGCTCAGCTAGCACCATTTTTAGCTTATTGCTTCTCGCAAACTTCGAAATCGTAGGGAACAACATAAGCTCTATTATCTTAGATATGACCTTTGTATCTATTGAGATAGTATAGATATTTTTGTAAATGTCTATAAAGCCCTTAACTACCCAATCATTATTCTTGTCTTGCAAGACTTTAAGGTCACCCCTTAAGGTATTTTCTAATTTGTTCTTAAATTCTTGTACTTTCATGCTAATAGACTAATAGTAGTATACCACAAAATAACACTCGGTGCTCACTTGTATACATGGAAATAATTCTGTAGACTGTCGTCGATGTTATCGGAGGTATCTTTGTTTATTGCTTGCATTTCTGAGAATGCTTTACCTAGCGATAATAATATACCCGACAATTTACCTACCATTGTGGATCTTGGAGTTATGGCCTTACTGACATCAAGGCGCCAAAACAAAAAAACTGGCTAAAAATTTACTAGTAATCTAAAAATCAAAATGGAGCCACGATCGGGGCTTGAACCCGAGACCTCATCCTTACCATGGATGCGCTCTACCAACTGAGCTATCGCGGCATATTACTACGTCTAAAAACGGCGCAGTAACAGTTGTTATTGTATCACACTCGCATGGTCGTGCAAAGATGATGGCGAGTCGAGACTATTTCTTAGCCTTTGCTTTGGCTTCCGTTTTAGCCTGGTCTTGTGTATCAGTAGCTTTAGGGGTTGTTGGCTTATCTGCTTTGGCTGAGTCAAACTCAGATTCGATTTCGCTGAGCACGTAGCCCATAGCGGCGACCAAGGCGATAGCAACAACTCCGCTCGTAACGTCGTAGTAATGGGTGAAGAAGCTGAGGATAAAGGTGACAACGGTGGCAAGGAACGTAACGACAATGCCAGCGGTAGTAAAGAGCCAGCCTCGGGTTTGCTTGCGTCGTAGCGGTGAGATGGCCAGTCCGAAGAGGACAATTTCGGTGATCGCAAAGATCAGCGTGATGATCTGCTGCAAGCGGATGATGGCGATATTTGGTACAAATATGGCGACGCCAAAGAGCGAGATGTGATCAGCTTGTGATAGTAATGACAGGGCTGAGGTTAGTGACAAGGCAGCTACCACCGCCAACATCGCGGCGACAATCCAGAGGTTGTCGGCGACCGCTTGGCGCGATTGCTTGGACATGCGCGGTAATGGTTTATAGAGTGCTTTGAGTGTTTTGGCAAATGGAAATCGTTTCATGATTTGATAATAGCATGTCGGGCGGCGGCGAGCAACTCAGCGTGAAGTACGGGTAGATTTTGTGGTGCGCGCTCGGGTCGGCTTGGCTGGCCGTGGCAAGCGCGGCGCAATGATGGCGTCCAGTACCGTCCAGGCGACGCTATTGACCAAGAAGACCACGCCGACGATACCGGCGATTGAGGCGGCCAGATGTGCGGCTGAATTACTGATCAAGATCAGCCCGCCGCCGATCGTTAAGCTGATGATGGCTAGGGCGACGTAGGCCTGCTGTAACTTGAGGCGCTGATTTTTCTGCTCGTTCCAGGTAATCAGCCCTCGCTTGATAAGCTCTAACATGCTCGAAATTATAGCATTGTTTATGAGTAAAGTCAACGTTACCTATAGTCGCTAGTTAGTCACTAGGCAAAACCTATTTCCATCAGGGTCTTGCATAACTACCCAGCGCCAGTTGCCTTCTGACTTTTCTTCTACGAGCTTTCCACCAAGGTCGATTATTTGTTGAATAGCCTCGTCAATATCATCGACAACAATATCGATATGCATCCCGAGAGATTCTTGATTGGGAACCTGTTGGATACTAATTGTTACCCCATCCTCATTATTAGTCGATGGTAGATCAATGTATGGCGGTGAGACATCACCCAGTTCTCTGCCGGTTACGGCGCTCCAGAACTTTGCCGATTCTTTGCTGTCTGTTGAGTTTATGATAAGGTATCCAACCCTACCAATAGGCGTTTTTCTTTCCTCTGGCGTTACCCTTTTCTTTTCCATAGTTTCATTATATCAAAAGAAAGCCAGAAAGAACTCTGAGACGGCTATCGCCATTACTGCGAGTGCGTTCGGCGTATTCATCGGTATGGCACTGGTGATCGGGCTGATGTATAATGAAGCCATCGCCGACCAGGTGCGGACAGAACTCACACATTTGCCCGACACGCACGAAATCAAGATGTATGGTGGTATTGCCTTTATGGTCAACAACAAAATGTGCGTTTGCGTTGGTGGTAGTAAAGCAGACAATATCATGGTGCGTGTCGGTGCGGACGCATACGAGGACGCACTGAAACGAAAGGGCCCGCGCCCGACAATCATGAAAGATCGTCCGATCAAAGGTTATATCGACCTCGACAGCGAGGGGCGAGCGTAGCTATTACTTATTGCTCTGTTCAAAAGCAAGTCGCCCACGTGTCGCAACAATCGCCACGATTGCTAGCACTGTCAGACTGAGTGCAGCAGGCCAGTTGTTGGTGACAGCAGCGCCGCTGAGCGTTGCGACAACAAAGAGCGACCAGTTGACGCTATTGTGTGCGAGTATAGCAAGAAACACACTACCGCGTGCCTTGTTGACGAGCCATGACATCACCACCGACATACTCACCACTAGTACAAGGTACGCCCATAACTGCGAAACACCGCTGCGTGCCGTGTCCCATTCGGAAGTAAAGAATAATGGTATATGCCATAGACAGTGCACGACGCCCAAAATAACCGCCGCAACTAGCGGGTGATACCGCTGCTGCAAACGATGAAGGGCGAAGCCTCGCCAGCCGCCCTCTTCTTGTAGCGGACCGCCAGCAAGATATGTAACAAATGTGACGAGCAGTGTCGTGATAATCGCAGGCGACATGTCGGACGAAATCCCGACACCACCAAAGAGGAAATACGCCGCACAAATCGCGAGAGGAATTGCCGCGAATGCGAGAATATATGCCAGTGGGTGCGCTCGCCACTGTGTAAAGCTCTTTTGTAGTTGCTTTACTCCTTCGCGTCCACTCACAATGCGAGTAACAACAAACACCGCAACCAGTGGCCCCGCAATAAGCCCGAGCTGATTGATGCCGGCAGCCGCAGAACGTGGCAGCTCATACGGTAGCAACCCGACACCTGTCTGCGACAACCACCACGGACTCCACCCAATCCACGACCCAAGATATGCGAGAATAAAAAATGACGCTAGGGGATAGGCACGAACAGTGCTAATGAACTTGTTTTTTATAGATAGCTGGCTCATGGAGCTATTATACCTTGCTGGTGATGTTATTGCGACCAGCGACGCGACTCACAGTTTTGTCCTGTTTTGGTGCCGGAAGTAGGACTCGAACCTACGAAGCCTGACGGCGGGAGATTTACAGTCTCCTGTGATTGCCACTACACGATTCCGGCATGAAACTTATTGCACCGCGGAGCCCGTACGTCTCTACGCGCTTGGTGCGAGGGCGATGCAAATGGAGCCGATTCAGGGATTCGAACCCAGGACCTGCTGTTTACAAAACAGCTGCTCTAACCAGCTGAGCTAAATCGGCATCTTGAATGATTGTAGCAAGTTTTGTGGTTCAAGACAAGATCTACATGATTACTTTTCGTGATGATTGCCGCGGCTGGCGTGGCTGCTGAGGGTGAGCTGGGTGTTGCGAACGGCGTGAGGTGGTGGCTGGCTTGTCGGGCGTAAGCATGGCCGTGGCGCGCTCGCGAAGTTTGGCGGCCAGTTCGGGCTGCTTGGCGCTGTCGTAGGCTTGAGCGAGTGTGTTCAGTGTGTGCGGCGTCGGTTCAAGCTCGGCGGCCTTCTCCAGCGCCGCCAGCATTTTCTTGGTGTTGCCTAATTTCTCCTGAACCTTGGCGTAGGCGATGTGCCGGGCGGCATGATTGGCTTCCATATCAAGCGCCTGCTCAAATGCCAGCGCCGCCTTGACATAATCTTGCGTCTCGTAGTAAATGAGGCCGACATTGTGCAGGCTCGAGGCGCTCGGCTCGAGGCTCTGGGCGATTTCAAAACATTCGATGGCGTCCTTGTAGGCGCGCTGCTTGGCGTATAAAATCCCCAGGCGGTTGTAGGCCGTGGCATTTTTCTCATCGACGCGCAGGATGGTTAGGAGTGCCTTCTCGGCACGCAGATATTTGTTTTCGCGCAGCGACTCTTGAGCGATGGCCCAGAGCTTATCGAGTTTCTCTGACAATTTAACTGGTAAGTTTTGCGCTTCGCCGACTGATGGCTGATACCAAACTGCCCACACCATAACCAGCAGGATAACTAATAATCCAGACATATGCATCCATTATACCACAATATTGAGTAGCGCCAGCCGCACATTGCCATTATGCGTCAGTCGCGTCTCGGCGGTGATGATCCGATCAAGGAGAGGCTGGTGCGCGGGGCTCGGCTGAGTTTTCATCTGAAACGCCACCATGGTGAGGAGGATGTCGATCAATTGGAGGGCTTTGGCGCGGTCGGTGAAATAGGATGGCAGCGTGCGTAGTGCTTCGTATGAGCCTGGCGTAGAGAGGATGCATTTGGCGTCAGCGGCGATGGCTTGATATTCGGACAGTAATTTCGGCGTGCGTGCTAATTGGCGGATAAGCAGCGGCCGTCCGGCGGCTAGGAACAGGATTTGGCGCCGCTCGCTGGCGGTGAGCGAGGTGCCGTCAAGTAGCGTTTCGTCCTGCACCTGCGAGGTGCGGTGCAAGGTCAGCACGTGGCAGCGCGAACGGATGGTGGCTAGCAGCTGCTGTTCGTTCTCGGCCACGAGCAAAAAATGTGTGTTGGCGTTCGGCTCCTCCAAGGATTTGAGAAGCGCATTCTGTGCCGCCTCGCTCATCTGGTCGGCTGGATTGATAATGATAACACGGCGAACCGTGGCGTGCGTGCGCAGCATGGCGATCATGGTGCGGATCTGCTCGGTTGTAATAGTGGTTTTTGCCTCCAGCGGCTGCAACCGAATCACCTCTGATGGTGTGAGGGTTGCCAGATATTCAGCAGTGCCACTGCCGTCCAGTCCATGCTCGGCGCTGATGATCACCGCCTGCGGCAGTCGCTCGGCGAGTTGGCGCAGTGGAGCGCGGTCGCGATGCGCTACCACTGGTGTGCGCGGTGGGCGGGCGCTAGTCATGAGCGGTCTCGTCCGTTTTGTCTTGGGTCGCGGCAGCCTCCGGGAATAATTGTCGAAACTCCGCTGGAGCGGCCGCTTCAAAGGTTTTTCGTTCACCTGATGGCAACGTGATTTCCAGTTTGTGGGCGTGGAGCATCAGGCGGCTGGCGTTCGGTTTGCCGTAGACGCGGTCGCCGAGAATTGGTGTGGCTAGGTGCGCCATATGGACACGCAGCTGGTGAGTGCGGCCGGTGGTGGGTTTAAGTTCAATCAGTGCTTGGGTACTGGTTGCTGTCAGTACGCGGTAGGTCGTCTGGGCGGGTTTGCCGTTTGGGTCAACACGGAAGGTGCTGGGCGCGGATGGGTTGCGGCCAATTGGCAGGTCGATTTTTGCGGCGGCTAGTTTTGGTATGCCGTCGGTCACCGCGAGGTAGGTTTTTTTGGCAGTACGCTGGGCGAATTGCCCTTGCAGGTGGGCGGCAGCGTCAGCGTTTTTCGCGATAATCAGTACGCCCGAGGTGTCGCGGTCGAGCCGATGGACGATGCCCGGCCGGTCGGTGTCCGAGGCAAACGAAGTCTTGGGACGAATAATTTCCGCTACCGTCGGCTCGGTCGATAATCCGCCTTTGGCATGCGTCAGGAGACCGCTGGGTTTATTCACCACCATCACGTCATCGTCTTCGTACAACACTGGCAGCTCTGCACTTGCCTGCTCCTGCTCTGGCAACTTGACGGCAATTTCATCGGTCTCGTCAACCTCAAACTTCGGCGTCGTCACCACTCGCTGATTGACCGAAACACGCCCAGCTTTGATGTATTTTTGCCAGAGGCTGCGCGAAATTGATGGGTCAAATATTGTGGACAAGTGGATGTCCAGGCGCTGCTTGGTCGGTACAATTCGAAACATCATGACAAACTTGCCCTGAAACGGCGTCTCGGTGAAATTCGGGTCAAGCGGATTTGGCAACATCTCAGCGTTGGCGGGCTTACCAGGCCATAATTCGTCAATTGATTCCTCGTCAACAATCGAACCATATAACACAGCAAAATGCTGTTTGTTCAGGATGAATTCTGCCAGCACGTGCGACTCGTCCGTCTGAACCTTCAGGTGGCGCAAGGCCTTGACGGGCGTGTTGTCGTCTGCCAGCTGGTACAATCTGGCGATCTTGAGGACGGTGCGCGGCGAAATTTTCACGCGGCGTGTCCTCTATGGTTTGGGCGGCTAGACATCTGCGGCGCTTGATGTGGCGGCGTTCCCCGCTTGGTGAGACAACTTGCCAGCACTATGCTATCTCCGTAGCCCCACAGCTTTTTGGACGCGGTGCAAGGTTGCATTAGCGATGACGTTCATGTCGCGCTCGCTGGACTCTAGTTTGTGTTCGATTGCCTGTTCATCAACTGCCGCCAGACGCGCCTGGAAATTCGCCAAGAATTCCGCTACTTCATCAGCCACAATTCGCTTGAAATCGCCGTAGCGCTCCATGCCAGCGTACTGGCTGATGGTCTGTTCCAAACTCACGTCTCGTCCAGCGTCTTGGCGCACCAGCGTCAAAATCTCCAGCAGATTGGAAATGCCTGGCTGGTTGTCACGGTCGTACTGTACCGTGCCCAGCGAATCGGTGGTGGCGCTCATGATCTTTTTGTGAGCTGCCTGCGGGTCGTCGCCTAGGAAAATCACGCCCTTGCCAGTGTCGTCGGACTTGCTCATTTTTTTAGTCGGGTTCGCCAAGTCCTTGATGCGCAGACCCTGGTCTTTGCCGAAGAATTGGTGTTGCTCAGCAACTGGTTTGGGTACGGTTAATAATTCGCCGAATTTGCGGTTCATGCGCTCGGCGATGTCGCGGGTGAATTCCAAGTGCTGGGTTTGGTCGTCGCCGACTGGCACATAAGCGGCGTTGTAAAGCAAAATGTCGGCCGCCATCAGGACTGGGTAGTTGAAGAGGCCGACGGAAACTTCTTTTTCAAAAGCCAGCTCGTTGTATAGCTGCATAAGTTCCGTTCTTCCCGAAATGTTATCATCGTTTTTTTGCGCATCAAGAGCTTTTTTGATTCTCTCGGCGACACTGCGAATATCTACCTTACCACCCTTATCCTTAAACTGCGTCATCCGGCTCATCTCGCCAAAACCAGTGAAGCAATCCAAAATCCACGCCAGCTCGCTGTGTGCCGGCACGCGGCTTTGGCGGTACAGGTGAATCGCCTGGTTGTCCAGCGGCAACCCTGCGGCCGTATAAATCCGGGCGTTGTTGAGGATGCTGTCGTACAATTTACTGTGATCAATCGGTGTAGTGAAGCTGTGTAGATCCGGGATGAACAGATTGATATCAAAATCGGTCGAGCGGCGCTTCGCCATATCGACAATCGGCAAAATCGCGCCAAAATAATTGCCAATGTGAATATCGTTGTTGGCGCGCACGCCAGTGAGGATGACGGGTTTACTCATAGTCCTATTATACCATTGATTCGGCGAGAGGTGTTTTACGAAATACCGCAACAAAAAACGCCTCAGTTAGCCTGCCCGGCATCAGGCGCAAGCAACCGCTTAGGTCATGCGTAAAAGCGCGGTCATTCCACGACCGGACGACAGGCACGCGATGTGGCAGCGGCGCGATGTCGATTGGCACAAGGCTGGCGTCAGGCTGACGACGCAATAGCCAGTCGACGACTACTTCGTTTTCTTCTGGCGCCATGGTGCAGGTGCTGTAGACAAGCGTGCCGTCAGGTTTCAGCAGTCGCCAAGCCTCGAGGATGAGGCGTTTTTGCAGGTCACTCAGTCTCCGGATATGCGCCACCGACCAGCTGTCAAACAACGGAGTATCGCTGGCGTTCAGGCTCATCAGCCCTTCGCCAGAACATGGAGCGTCAAGTAGAATTTTGTCAAAGGCCTCCAGCTGACGACGGGAGAGATTTCTAGCATCAGCTAGCATATATTCGGCTGAAACATTGAGCCGTTTGAGATTGGCCTGGAGCTTCATCAGGCGCGGCTTGGAATTGTCATTACAGACCAGGTCGGCTTGACCGCTGGCTATGGCCTGTATATGGCTGGATTTACCGCCGGGCGCAGCGCACAGGTCGAGGATGCGTTCACCCGCCGCAGGTGCAAGCGCCAGGACCGGCAGCCAGCTGGCGGCATTTTGGATATAGCCGCGTCCGCCGTCAGCCAGCTGCTGATATTCAGCGAGGTACTCCGGGATAATTTCGTAGCCATCCGGACACCGGGCAACCTGGCGGCTCAGCAGTTTGGGGGCGACTTCCCTATCGACCAATGGATTGAGCCGAAAACTCTGGGTGCGGGTTTGTGACAGCCTTGCCTCGACCTCGGCGCTAGGCAGACCGCTCCACTGTATCGTGCGATTGATCCAGAGCTCACGCTTTTTCTGGCGCTCCTGGGCTGGATCTTTACGCTTGGCCATAGTCGTCTCCGATGGCGTGCCGATTGATCGCTTGAGCAACAACTTGGCCATAGCGTTTGTCGATCTCATGACTTGCTAACATTTTAGTGACGGCGATGTGCTTTTGCTTTGCTAATTTTCGTAGGTTCTTATTGATAATGACTGGGTCAAATTGCCCGTAAAATATTTCAACCGGCATCGTCAATTCGGCAATTTCCGTTAGCGCCTTTTGGTTGATGATGGCCGCGTCTAAGGTGTCGAGAAAGATTGGCAGATTTGACTCATCGACGAGAAAGCCAGGATTGAATAGCTTGTATTTCTTGGCAAAATCGCTGGCGATCACCTTGCCGAGCGCTGGTTTATCGATAATTTTTTGGTACAGTGCACGCAGTTGGCGTTCAGCCGGGCGATCTTTGCCTTGTGGATGATACAGCGGCGGGCTGCACAGGATGAGCGAATCGATCAATGAAGGATAATA is drawn from Candidatus Saccharibacteria bacterium oral taxon 488 and contains these coding sequences:
- a CDS encoding restriction endonuclease, with translation MKVQEFKNKLENTLRGDLKVLQDKNNDWVVKGFIDIYKNIYTISIDTKVISKIIELMLFPTISKFARSNKLKMVLAEHQNFYPDITFIDERDGTVFAVDVKSTYRVSNTRVNGFTLGAFTGYFRNRSSGKNITMPYSNYTCHLVLGVIYTQQPNKIDEEKIYTIDDLPEIVSVVSDFDYIVQEKYKIANSRPGSGNTKNIGSITEIEKLHNGNGPFAKLGADIFDDYWMYYQTRDMADGGNTPYSNLKQYVAYKKKLPDAKLLNTIDEEL
- a CDS encoding TfoX/Sxy family protein, with translation MYGGETSPSSLPVTALQNFADSLLSVEFMIRYPTLPIGVFLSSGVTLFFSIVSLYQKKARKNSETAIAITASAFGVFIGMALVIGLMYNEAIADQVRTELTHLPDTHEIKMYGGIAFMVNNKMCVCVGGSKADNIMVRVGADAYEDALKRKGPRPTIMKDRPIKGYIDLDSEGRA
- a CDS encoding alpha/beta hydrolase; amino-acid sequence: MSSTSLIHDGLSKLLLISPTRYYRTMFDRLIHRWLRVPYKLYVHDFQTPKQPRATVVLIHGIGSSSAMWQRVVGRCRIDKTTRVLAVDLLGFGNSPRPHWKTYDVKTQVDSLVATLAQQKVDGRIILVGHSLGALVAVHAARYYPSLIDSLILCSPPLYHPQGKDRPAERQLRALYQKIIDKPALGKVIASDFAKKYKLFNPGFLVDESNLPIFLDTLDAAIINQKALTEIAELTMPVEIFYGQFDPVIINKNLRKLAKQKHIAVTKMLASHEIDKRYGQVVAQAINRHAIGDDYGQA
- a CDS encoding CPBP family intramembrane metalloprotease, coding for MSQLSIKNKFISTVRAYPLASFFILAYLGSWIGWSPWWLSQTGVGLLPYELPRSAAAGINQLGLIAGPLVAVFVVTRIVSGREGVKQLQKSFTQWRAHPLAYILAFAAIPLAICAAYFLFGGVGISSDMSPAIITTLLVTFVTYLAGGPLQEEGGWRGFALHRLQQRYHPLVAAVILGVVHCLWHIPLFFTSEWDTARSGVSQLWAYLVLVVSMSVVMSWLVNKARGSVFLAILAHNSVNWSLFVVATLSGAAVTNNWPAALSLTVLAIVAIVATRGRLAFEQSNK
- a CDS encoding RsmB/NOP family class I SAM-dependent RNA methyltransferase — encoded protein: MRSTNAMAKLLLKRSIGTPSETTMAKRKDPAQERQKKRELWINRTIQWSGLPSAEVEARLSQTRTQSFRLNPLVDREVAPKLLSRQVARCPDGYEIIPEYLAEYQQLADGGRGYIQNAASWLPVLALAPAAGERILDLCAAPGGKSSHIQAIASGQADLVCNDNSKPRLMKLQANLKRLNVSAEYMLADARNLSRRQLEAFDKILLDAPCSGEGLMSLNASDTPLFDSWSVAHIRRLSDLQKRLILEAWRLLKPDGTLVYSTCTMAPEENEVVVDWLLRRQPDASLVPIDIAPLPHRVPVVRSWNDRAFTHDLSGCLRLMPGRLTEAFFVAVFRKTPLAESMV
- a CDS encoding tetratricopeptide repeat protein translates to MHMSGLLVILLVMVWAVWYQPSVGEAQNLPVKLSEKLDKLWAIAQESLRENKYLRAEKALLTILRVDEKNATAYNRLGILYAKQRAYKDAIECFEIAQSLEPSASSLHNVGLIYYETQDYVKAALAFEQALDMEANHAARHIAYAKVQEKLGNTKKMLAALEKAAELEPTPHTLNTLAQAYDSAKQPELAAKLRERATAMLTPDKPATTSRRSQHPAHPQQPRQPRQSSRKVIM
- a CDS encoding RluA family pseudouridine synthase, which translates into the protein MKISPRTVLKIARLYQLADDNTPVKALRHLKVQTDESHVLAEFILNKQHFAVLYGSIVDEESIDELWPGKPANAEMLPNPLDPNFTETPFQGKFVMMFRIVPTKQRLDIHLSTIFDPSISRSLWQKYIKAGRVSVNQRVVTTPKFEVDETDEIAVKLPEQEQASAELPVLYEDDDVMVVNKPSGLLTHAKGGLSTEPTVAEIIRPKTSFASDTDRPGIVHRLDRDTSGVLIIAKNADAAAHLQGQFAQRTAKKTYLAVTDGIPKLAAAKIDLPIGRNPSAPSTFRVDPNGKPAQTTYRVLTATSTQALIELKPTTGRTHQLRVHMAHLATPILGDRVYGKPNASRLMLHAHKLEITLPSGERKTFEAAAPAEFRQLFPEAAATQDKTDETAHD
- a CDS encoding DNA methyltransferase; amino-acid sequence: MRDLNVAIQPSFLPYLAEEKIITVFDEMHPFPATRYQGSKNKLTDWIWENIYDINFTTALDAFGGTGSVSHMLKRKGKEVIYNDILRFNSIIGTALIENDSILLTEEDIEFILNNDSGSFNFIQKTFKGIFYTDEENAWLDKTIFNIELLGDRYKRAIAYFSLFQSCIIKRPYNLFHRANLYLRLSTVKRSFGNKATWDKSFESCFRHFAAEANSSIFSNGKNCVALNKDVATFDSKNIDLVYLDPPYISSNGVGTDYLDFYHFLEGIANYKTWNNKINHRYKHLPIKNKKKNPWTNKNQIEREFHKIISKFSDSTIVISYRSDGIPSIEQICDILSQYGKKMCVVSNRDYKYALSHSKTKEVLIISK
- the trpS gene encoding tryptophan--tRNA ligase, producing MSKPVILTGVRANNDIHIGNYFGAILPIVDMAKRRSTDFDINLFIPDLHSFTTPIDHSKLYDSILNNARIYTAAGLPLDNQAIHLYRQSRVPAHSELAWILDCFTGFGEMSRMTQFKDKGGKVDIRSVAERIKKALDAQKNDDNISGRTELMQLYNELAFEKEVSVGLFNYPVLMAADILLYNAAYVPVGDDQTQHLEFTRDIAERMNRKFGELLTVPKPVAEQHQFFGKDQGLRIKDLANPTKKMSKSDDTGKGVIFLGDDPQAAHKKIMSATTDSLGTVQYDRDNQPGISNLLEILTLVRQDAGRDVSLEQTISQYAGMERYGDFKRIVADEVAEFLANFQARLAAVDEQAIEHKLESSERDMNVIANATLHRVQKAVGLRR